One window of the Zygotorulaspora mrakii chromosome 6, complete sequence genome contains the following:
- the NVJ3 gene encoding Nvj3p (similar to Saccharomyces cerevisiae YDR179W-A; ancestral locus Anc_8.379): protein MSAILYNTSSSLVPKFQRHDLLKHSKESSNVQPISRSSTLLSPRDRDYHLQQAGEYSSNVPFHSNAIKNSTVYLKELCCSIYPDKMNNEIWKIDNSADLACHALFALVLKNFISSWYGTKIPTSDEQFLSQLFLTLQDALLRIKTWKIDYESLIADDIPILLSNHIRSMRKAMMNENVLDRYCELINYPKDYYPMAITHVIKRELENGSLLQASFLDSFFDILLFEKLTDKIIEPYYIIKAISTISRGILSRHFAAKKRQNKWSISAIPRFYRVLKKFVQNLLHLGRGDGFRVKNSLPLTYRYIFTFISNDILKLPARRPYLCTVGKTLQLWGSKSKTLDGVFHRLFSGALEDFLINQHRMEKLFLSLRQMLFPNDNRLGPATIILTGEAFEKLKVECSDSLWAVIKLYRIDLWLGLKKCDTKEWVDVLCKDKRCNKVLIFKMLDCTLAHLLTLDSTD, encoded by the coding sequence ATGTCTGCTATTTTGTACAACACGAGCTCTTCCCTAGTACCAAAATTTCAGCGGCATGATCTTCTGAAGCACTCGAAAGAATCATCTAATGTTCAACCAATTTCTAGATCGTCGACATTACTATCACCTCGCGATAGAGATTACCATTTGCAACAAGCTGGTGAATATAGTTCCAACGTACCATTTCATAGTAATGCTATAAAAAATAGTACCGTGTATCTCAAAGAACTATGCTGTTCCATTTATCCCGATAAGATGAACAATGAAATTTGGAAGATAGATAACAGTGCGGATCTAGCATGCCATGCCCTTTTCGCCttagttttgaaaaattttatcagTTCATGGTATGGAACGAAGATCCCAACTTCAGATGAACAGTTTCTATCTCAATTATTTCTTACACTTCAAGATGCATTACTTCGCATTAAAACATGGAAAATAGACTACGAATCTCTTATCGCTGACGACATACCCATATTATTATCCAATCACATTAGATCAATGAGGAAAGCTATGATGAATGAGAATGTTCTTGACCGCTATTGCGAGTTGATTAACTATCCAAAGGACTACTATCCAATGGCTATAACGCATGTGATAAAGAgagaattggaaaatggaTCTCTCTTGCAAGCTTCATTCCTGGATTCCTTTTTCGATATCcttttgtttgaaaagctcACGGACAAGATTATTGAACCTTACTATATAATAAAGGCAATCTCTACTATATCTCGGGGTATATTGAGCCGACATTTTGCTGCAAAGAAACGGCAGAATAAATGGTCAATTTCTGCAATTCCTCGATTTTACAGGGTCTTGAAGAAGTTCGTTCAGAATTTATTGCATTTGGGTCGCGGTGATGGTTTCAGAGTCAAAAACTCTCTACCGCTCACCTACAGGtatatatttacattcATTTCCAATGACATCTTAAAACTACCCGCTAGGCGACCTTATCTTTGCACAGTTGGCAAGACATTACAGTTATGGGGTTCAAAATCCAAGACACTAGACGGTGTTTTTCATCGTTTATTTTCTGGAGCTCTCGAGGATTTTTTAATTAACCAACATAGAATGGAGAAGCTGTTCTTATCCCTCAGACAAATGCTTTTCCCTAATGATAACCGCCTTGGTCCAGCCACGATAATACTCACTGGagaagcttttgaaaagctaAAAGTGGAATGCTCAGATAGTTTATGGGCTGTTATAAAACTATATAGAATCGACCTGTGGCTGGGGTTGAAAAAATGTGACACTAAAGAGTGGGTAGATGTGCTATGCAAAGATAAAAGATGTAACAAGGTAttgatattcaaaatgctGGATTGCACTTTAGCACACCTTCTCACTCTTGATAGCACAGATTAA
- the PUS5 gene encoding pseudouridine synthase PUS5 (similar to Saccharomyces cerevisiae PUS5 (YLR165C); ancestral locus Anc_8.380) produces MASIKSLPIFYECSNYFIVNKPYGMFSQPGDLNAWFRHYPHRHRPPVVLDQLIQERGSSDKFASEWRTVHRLDACVTGGMLIARNKNAAIQFSKNLRKGGYKGFKLTRRYVALVNGKIAEKYLPDEGLISCLGMTSKYKRFDENCMVLELVTGGKRQIRRHMSEAVGTPILNDAKFGGLQIVEANPEQIALHSASIHTMIGLQTRKHLIPMIYNNNGVLWDSKYLHKDGTFIEEIRKVLLEEWNSI; encoded by the coding sequence ATGGCATCCATAAAATCTCTTCCTATCTTTTACGAATGTAGCAACTACTTCATTGTGAATAAGCCTTATGGAATGTTCTCTCAGCCTGGTGACCTTAATGCCTGGTTCAGACATTATCCTCACAGACACAGGCCACCGGTTGTTTTAGATCAATTAATACAAGAACGTGGTTCATCAGATAAGTTTGCGTCAGAATGGAGAACGGTGCATCGTCTTGATGCTTGCGTTACCGGAGGAATGCTCATAGCCAGAAATAAGAATGCTGCGATTCAATTCAGTAAGAACTTGAGGAAGGGCGGTTATAAAGGTTTCAAACTGACAAGAAGATATGTGGCGCTGGtaaatggaaaaattgcTGAAAAGTATTTGCCAGATGAGGGATTGATATCTTGCCTTGGCATGACCTCCAAATATAAGAGGTTCGACGAAAACTGTATGGTTTTGGAGTTGGTAACTGGAGGAAAGCGTCAAATTAGAAGACATATGTCAGAAGCAGTTGGAACCCCGATTCTCAATGATGCTAAATTCGGTGGATTACAGATAGTTGAGGCAAATCCAGAGCAGATTGCATTGCACTCTGCCTCGATTCACACCATGATAGGATTACAAACAAGAAAGCATCTGATACCGATGATTTATAACAATAATGGGGTCCTTTGGGATTCGAAGTATCTTCATAAAGATGGAActttcattgaagaaatccGAAAAGTTTTATTGGAAGAATGGAATAGTATCTGA
- the SCC2 gene encoding cohesin-loading factor complex subunit SCC2 (similar to Saccharomyces cerevisiae SCC2 (YDR180W); ancestral locus Anc_8.381) → MSKYPGENTNLPKNILESLSNVGLNHLVPKDGLSAMIDSPLIASLVRSSDLDTITSSTMGTVQTTGIPLDTIAHINQEKLVFKRPKALSHNGNTEGQKKSLFDGLSSIAKSCLDLTNCEVESEDIRSLPVENNQSSVKRKYLEEKKPGPDTCLDLGSFTANKRSHVGSTVTVNNLELGAQYISNLHGLVECINEGPATSMSKIETWIPVGDNIYVLSEKFLTTLQMTLKNIVAIPNSWNKVEVEILVKLLEVLVENIKISSAFERQRSNDVLSSVSHLSCTAIFIILQSENNDRRLLKDEYVLAPTNFINEAFENLKEKAKDCGTVKDQLISLCGSISSFSGFLKKRPSIDEGLMTRIVYSICNMLMSNDFESSANLQVQTYKENIRSISTEILVTVFSLFPDQREFIIEELVTNIERLPTKRTQRRLKKIDSETYVTDFTFTIISMLELLNSYESCRSISKNDENFIDLLEEKYKKSNHYLEYYTNRISETILHKCIHSFAKHRHSLENYIQDLIALLPYPTWSLSQYLLSGIMKKLLLVLNSSNQQSANIETVVLQMVGSVGASIFDIKCKTLPNQGSNSIQLCNYPDLLPQYLNSFQECLNFTVLNSSRRSATEILWHQRLGVLLSLWGYTKEEKEENTKVGQLIMEKIASSFEISELSNYTDKRNCNFGDIQYHYNSVLHTLELLNLYEAYLKTVLCLLGSEKIKVRSTAIKCLSMLASRDQNILSSPRVKNTIEKALSESSASVIDAILDLIGTGSSSVEFYKQINMNYDHESISVRKHVLRMNKKIYDDSRDREIKVFVASKILLKIEDEEDAIIEMAKSVLLEKWILPIASEESSEVQVEICKDVISVMSGVSNVNEKGAQHFEWFLNFFLLNKAMHTPARYNSIIRCLNQLTNILVQYIVDVQETDSKSREQEGARTDYLNLLAKFSDCYVSFITKDHIIALYPYLHSDFSSDLHYYILLVFKNTVENLGSFKPKFLYELETTLLSRLPRMNVKEIDQAMPLIWHVSNKRGDISRLTRACSSCFQHLNPYIKQANMHTVIAVEGKLQRLLYLATGFARFCNFGGKSQKPQFVNDDESVYAYVAKCLLVLSREGIPHLIRRMAIKNLSQLCCAHPKLFNSKLVLELLDKELEEGQMDVKLVILESLYDFFTLEERKSIKKVGVKSSVSSNKALKAKVLHERKAETVNDGICSALVTRFLKSVLQICLLEDIRSSLVAVRLLKLVLQYGYTNPSHCIPTIIALVGSTNAYMSFVAEEIMNEVFQRYETMVFAGISQGIKLCLEYSKTLEKEFFYKNNTFLYKVKTIVDSGKKYSSKFFKTVLRVLKIHFDHIMGTQCDMETKDAIIFLVSNLCTFQTITQHEIVLLLWEIDLASEQFREAITDTLVENSKKKADDSLINVATVEKCLREVRSYLILLYGIKPESMVNVQEDFELKNKELTVQNSEMSFIPNLIAMTSDPMIEEKLTEYDNHSNA, encoded by the coding sequence ATGTCAAAATACCCAGGCGAGAACACAAACTTGCCCAAAAACATTTTAGAATCACTTTCTAATGTAGGACTTAACCATCTAGTACCCAAAGATGGCTTATCTGCAATGATTGATTCTCCACTCATAGCTTCTTTAGTACGATCGAGCGATTTGGACACAATCACCTCATCTACTATGGGCACAGTACAAACCACTGGTATCCCCCTGGATACTATAGCTCATATTAATCAGGAAAAGCTGGTATTCAAAAGACCAAAGGCTCTTTCGCACAACGGGAATACGGaagggcaaaaaaaaagtttatTCGATGGCCTTTCATCTATTGCTAAATCATGCCTTGATCTCACCAATTGTGAGGTTGAAAGTGAGGATATAAGGTCTCTGCCTGTCGAGAACAATCAGAGTAGTGTCAAACGCAAGTATCTGGAGGAGAAGAAACCAGGGCCAGACACCTGTCTAGACTTGGGATCATTTACGGCGAACAAGCGATCTCATGTAGGATCCACAGTCACAGTCAATAATCTGGAATTGGGAGCCCAATACATTTCTAACTTACACGGTTTGGTCGAATGTATTAATGAGGGTCCTGCAACAAGTATGAGCAAGATCGAGACTTGGATTCCTGTAGGTGATAATATATACGTTTTGAGTGAAAAGTTTCTTACCACACTTCAAATGACACTTAAGAATATAGTCGCTATCCCAAACTCTTGGAATAAAGTCgaagttgaaattttggttAAATTACTTGAAGTTTTggttgaaaatattaaGATTTCATCCGCATTTGAACGTCAACGAAGTAATGATGTGCTGAGTAGTGTTTCACATTTATCATGCACCGCTATCTTTATAATTCTACAATCTGAAAACAATGACAGACGGCTGTTGAAGGATGAATATGTGTTGGCACCCACAAACTTCATTAATGAGGCTTTCGAAAACCTGAAGGAAAAGGCAAAAGATTGTGGAACAGTTAAGGACCAGTTGATATCTCTCTGTGGATCAATAAGTTCATTTTCCGGTTTTCTGAAGAAAAGACCATCCATCGACGAGGGGTTAATGACTAGAATCGTTTATTCAATTTGCAACATGCTAATGAGCAATGACTTTGAATCATCTGCAAATTTGCAAGTTCAAACTTATAAAGAAAACATAAGATCTATAAGCACAGAGATTCTGGTGACGGTATTCAGTCTTTTTCCAGATCAGAGAGAGTTTATAATTGAGGAACTAGTCACAAACATTGAGCGGCTGCCTACGAAGAGGACGCAAAGGCgcttaaaaaaaattgactCTGAAACTTATGTCACAGATTTTACGTTTACAATAATATCTATGCTTGAGTTACTGAACTCTTATGAATCATGTCGGAGTATATCCAAGAACGATGAGAATTTCATTGATCTattagaagaaaaatacaaaaagaGTAATCATTACTTGGAATATTACACCAATCGGATCAGTGAGACTATTCTTCACAAATGTATCCACAGTTTTGCGAAGCATCGTCattctttggaaaactATATCCAAGATTTGATAGCTTTACTCCCATATCCAACCTGGTCCCTTTCCCAGTACTTACTTAGCGgtataatgaaaaaacttcTGCTAGTGCTAAACTCCAGTAATCAGCAATCTGCCAATATCGAGACAGTTGTTCTGCAAATGGTAGGAAGTGTGGGTGCATccatttttgatatcaaatgTAAGACATTGCCAAATCAAGGTAGCAATTCCATTCAACTATGCAACTATCCCGATCTCCTTCctcaatatttgaattcttttcaGGAATGCCTTAACTTCACCGTCTTGAATTCTAGTCGAAGATCTGCAACAGAAATCCTCTGGCATCAAAGACTGGGAGTGCTTCTCAGTTTATGGGGATATacaaaggaagaaaaggagGAAAACACCAAGGTTGGTCAATTAATTATGGAAAAGATTGCAAGCAGCTTTGAGATATCAGAACTATCTAATTACACTGATAAAAGAAACTGCAATTTTGGAGAcattcaatatcattataACTCCGTTCTGCATACTTTAGAACTCTTGAATCTTTACGAAgcatatttgaaaactgTATTGTGTCTACTGGGAAGTGAGAAGATAAAGGTCAGATCAACGGCCATCAAGTGTCTTTCCATGCTAGCTAGTAGGGaccaaaatattttatcgAGTCCAAGGGTGAAAAACACAATAGAAAAGGCACTTTCGGAATCGTCCGCTTCTGTAATAGACGCAATTCTAGATTTGATCGGCACTGGATCTTCTTCCGTAGAGTTTTACAAGCAAATCAATATGAACTATGATCACGAAAGTATATCAGTTAGGAAGCACGTTCTCAgaatgaacaaaaagatatatgaCGATTCTAGAGACAGAGAGATTAAGGTATTTGTGGCTTCAAAAATCTTATTAAAGAttgaggatgaagaagatgcaATTATAGAGATGGCGAAGAGTGTGTTACTTGAGAAATGGATATTACCAATAGCGAGTGAAGAGTCATCTGAGGTGCAAGTGGAAATTTGTAAAGATGTCATTTCTGTGATGTCAGGAGTCTCAAACGTTAATGAAAAGGGTGCTCAGCATTTTGAGtggtttttgaatttttttttgttgaataAAGCAATGCATACACCTGCCAGATACAATTCCATTATTCGATGCCTAAATCAATTGACGAATATTTTGGTCCAGTACATCGTAGATGTTCAGGAAACAGACTCCAAATCGAGGGAACAAGAAGGTGCACGCACAGATTATCTCAACCTCTTAGCAAAATTCAGCGACTGTTATGTTTCTTTCATCACTAAAGATCACATTATTGCACTTTATCCATATTTACATTCTGATTTCTCATCCGATCTCCACtattatattcttcttgttttcaaaaatacaGTTGAGAACTTGGGAAGCTTCAAGCCGAAATTTCTTTACGAATTAGAAACCACACTGCTTAGCAGACTGCCAAGGATGAACgtaaaagaaattgatcaAGCAATGCCTTTAATATGGCACGTTTCCAACAAAAGAGGAGATATTTCCAGATTAACAAGGGCATGCTCTTCCTGCTTTCAGCATTTAAATCCATATATCAAGCAGGCAAACATGCATACGGTTATCGCAGTTGAAGGAAAACTTCAACGACTCCTATATCTAGCTACTGGATTTGCTCGATTTTGCAACTTTGGCGGCAAAAGTCAAAAACCTCAATTTGTCAATGACGATGAATCAGTTTATGCATATGTAGCCAAGTGCTTACTTGTACTATCACGAGAAGGAATACCTCATCTTATTAGGAGAATGGCTATAAAAAACCTCTCACAGCTTTGCTGCGCGCATCCTAAGTTGTTTAATTCGAAGCTAGTATTAGAGCTTCTTGACAAGGAGCTAGAAGAAGGGCAGATGGATGTAAAACTTGTGATACTGGAGAGTCTTTACGATTTCTTCACTTTAGAGGAGAGAAAATCGATCAAGAAAGTTGGTGTCAAAAGTTCTGTTTCGTCAAATAAAGCGTTAAAAGCAAAAGTCCTTCACGAAAGAAAGGCAGAAACTGTCAATGACGGCATATGTTCGGCATTAGTGACTCGGTTTTTAAAAAGCGTACTACAAATATGTCTTTTAGAGGACATAAGAAGCTCATTGGTTGCAGTGAGGCTACTGAAATTAGTGTTGCAATATGGATATACAAACCCATCGCACTGCATCCCTACCATAATAGCGTTAGTAGGGTCCACGAATGCATACATGAGCTTTGTAGCTGAAGAAATAATGAACGAAGTATTCCAACGATACGAGACTATGGTCTTTGCAGGTATTTCGCAGGGTATAAAACTTTGCCTTGAGTACTCCAAAACACTAgagaaagaatttttctACAAAAACAATACGTTCTTGTATAAGGTGAAAACAATTGTCGATAGCGGTAAAAAGTACTCGTCAAAGTTTTTCAAGACCGTTCTAAGAGTTCTCAAAATCCATTTTGATCATATTATGGGCACCCAGTGCGATATGGAGACAAAAGATGCCATAATATTTcttgtttcaaatttgtGCACGTTTCAAACCATCACACAACATGAAATAGTGCTATTGCTTTGGGAAATAGATTTGGCATCTGAACAGTTTCGGGAGGCAATAACCGATACTTTAGTTGAAAACTCGAAGAAAAAGGCTGATGATTCATTAATAAATGTCGCtacagttgaaaaatgcttACGAGAAGTGAGGTCTTATCTTATACTGCTATATGGCATTAAGCCGGAGTCCATGGTCAATGTGCAAGAAGATTTCGAGCTCAAAAATAAGGAGCTCACAGTTCAGAATTCAGAAATGTCTTTCATTCCTAATTTGATTGCAATGACCAGTGATCCAATgatagaagaaaaattgacaGAGTATGATAATCATTCAAATGCATGA
- the SAS4 gene encoding Sas4p (similar to Saccharomyces cerevisiae SAS4 (YDR181C); ancestral locus Anc_8.382) → MARTSNVIRSLRSTNAVKNLEEKYDFDVDEFKIAPTKSLKIISRGLPKSAKTPLDDSLTTQGNEEVDALDGLEDTTRSITNMILEIEDHQLNQQNAKDREDSLPDDIFQGFHKKMLKQENRMLETELMQGENEAERLHLLYEKLDLATWLTTLRKITVITDLDDDNEISRKKEQTQKYIKSVLEKFEIMKTRCNVLARNYKTGKLDPSRDWPKLYKKIDRKLLINYRSSSDEDEEDMDVEDIKQHRRQKRRKQFRGSLIIQLTATPKAPLTKYAIVAEPLIPPYVIRVSKEERKRWNRSMESAPAKFEYYAQLPNQIAVAKRKFSMPLYLKADKIMAQGEPSMCLESQNDSHLRLPVKRISIKVNSRNLESLPKKLSPPSLLPTVHTPPMRRKRRRQE, encoded by the coding sequence ATGGCACGAACATCTAATGTGATTCGATCTCTTCGCTCCACAAACGCTGTGAAAAATCTCGaggaaaaatatgatttcGACGTTGATGAGTTTAAAATCGCACCaacaaaatctttgaagataATTAGTAGAGGACTACCAAAAAGTGCCAAAACGCCACTTGATGATTCCCTGACAACACAAGGTAATGAGGAGGTAGATGCATTGGATGGACTGGAAGATACGACAAGATCTATCACAAATATGATTttggaaattgaagatCATCAGCTTAACCAGCAAAATGCCAAAGATCGAGAAGATAGTCTACctgatgatatttttcaggGATTTCATAAGAAAATGCTTAAACAGGAAAACCGTATGCTCGAGACAGAGTTGATGCAAGGGGAAAATGAGGCAGAGAGGTTACACTTGTTGTATGAAAAACTTGACTTGGCAACATGGCTTACTACACTCCGAAAGATCACGGTCATAACAGATCtcgatgatgataatgaaatttcaagaaaaaaggaacaGACTCAGAAATATATTAAATCTGTcttggaaaaatttgagataATGAAAACCCGCTGTAATGTTTTAGCAAGAAATTATAAAACTGGTAAACTGGATCCCTCAAGAGACTGGCCAAAGCTTTATAAAAAGATTGATAGAAAGCTGTTGATTAATTACCGCAGCTCGTCTGACGAAGATGAGGAGGACATGGATGTGGAAGATATTAAACAGCATCGGCGCCAAAAGAGGAGGAAACAATTTCGAGGCTCGTTGATCATTCAGTTGACAGCCACTCCAAAAGCGCCGCTTACAAAATATGCCATTGTAGCCGAACCTCTCATTCCACCATATGTAATCAGagtatcaaaagaagaaaggaagCGATGGAATAGAAGTATGGAAAGTGCGCCGGCCAAATTCGAATACTACGCTCAACTTCCAAATCAGATTGCGGTAGCCAAACGCAAATTTTCCATGCCATTGTACCTAAAAGCTGATAAAATCATGGCCCAAGGAGAACCCTCCATGTGCCTTGAATCCCAAAATGACTCACATTTGAGACTTCCTGTAAAGAGAATCTCAATCAAAGTAAATAGTCGCAATCTTGAAAGCCTTCCGAAGAAGCTTAGCCCTCCTAGTCTCCTTCCGACCGTTCATACACCACCtatgagaagaaaaaggagAAGGCAGGAATGA
- the CDC1 gene encoding putative lipid phosphatase CDC1 (similar to Saccharomyces cerevisiae CDC1 (YDR182W); ancestral locus Anc_8.383): protein MKFRTRVKEKLPLYKEDDALHTASPRKKGATRPKWKFYWRHLFMLLCMWIMLINYYERTVVKRVIKRCEWSKWEKWPSDVNSHRVGLFADPQIMDAHSYPNRPWIINYFTRVILDTYHKKNWKYVQYLLEPDTNFFLGDLFDGGREWADEEWLGEYVRFNEIFPKVPSSRTIMSIPGNHDIGFGNTIREESLDRFSTYFGEPSSFYDIGNHTFVLLDTISLSDEANPDVSAVPKSFLNDFATGDHPLPKILLSHVPLYRNPEQQKCGNLRESKKNFPLQQGEQYQTVIDLELSQEVLSMVTPVILFSGDDHDYCHITHSYHSDGITKSAEEITVKSCAMNMGIERPAIQLLSLHNPLEDSSRSSTTSFETDICYLPDPYKPLTMYALMLLFTIGWLVYMCIFPKSFNKLVANKMGRGHSKSVSALPLPVSSKSSVQSASSVYTVQETPKSGNVLLNAAILSIMVLCVFSYYYASI from the coding sequence ATGAAATTTAGGACACGAGTCAAGGAGAAACTCCCTCTTTATAAAGAGGATGATGCCCTTCATACAGCGTCACCCAGAAAGAAAGGTGCCACCCGACCAAAATGGAAATTCTATTGGAGGCATCTATTTATGCTACTGTGTATGTGGATCATGCTGATCAATTATTATGAGCGAACTGTAGTGAAACGAGTAATAAAAAGATGCGAATGGTCGAAGTGGGAGAAGTGGCCAAGTGATGTGAATTCTCACAGAGTTGGATTGTTTGCCGATCCTCAAATAATGGATGCTCACTCATACCCCAATAGACCATGGAtcatcaattatttcaCTCGCGTAATCTTAGACACATACCATAAGAAAAACTGGAAATATGTGCAGTATCTTTTAGAACCAGATacaaatttctttttgggTGACCTTTTTGATGGCGGTAGAGAGTGGGCCGATGAAGAGTGGCTAGGGGAGTACGTAAGATTCAATGAAATATTCCCCAAGGTTCCTTCAAGCCGAACAATCATGTCGATTCCTGGGAATCACGATATTGGATTTGGAAATACAATAAGGGAAGAAAGTCTTGACAGATTTTCGACATATTTCGGGGaaccatcatcattttATGATATCGGCAATCACACCTTTGTCTTATTAGATACAATATCTTTATCAGACGAGGCAAATCCGGACGTTTCAGCTGTGCCaaagagttttttgaatgactTTGCCACAGGGGACCATCCATTGCCGAAGATCCTGCTCTCTCATGTTCCTCTTTACAGGAATCCGGAACAGCAAAAATGTGGCAATCTTagagaatcaaaaaagaattttcctCTCCAACAAGGTGAGCAATATCAAACGGTTATAGACTTAGAACTATCTCAAGAAGTTTTATCCATGGTAACGCCtgttattttattttccGGCGATGACCACGACTACTGTCATATCACACATTCATACCATTCGGATGGTATAACGAAATCTGCAGAAGAGATAACTGTGAAATCATGTGCCATGAATATGGGTATAGAAAGACCGGCAATACAATTACTATCTCTTCACAATCCCCTGGAAGATTCATCTAGGTCGTCCACAACATCCTTTGAAACAGATATTTGTTATTTGCCTGACCCATATAAGCCGCTTACGATGTATGCCTTAATGCTGCTATTCACCATTGGTTGGTTGGTCTACATGTGCATTTTTCCAAAGTCTTTCAATAAGTTGGTTGCTAATAAAATGGGAAGAGGCCACAGCAAATCAGTTTCAGCCTTGCCACTACCTGTGAGTTCCAAATCTTCTGTCCAAAGTGCATCATCTGTGTACACTGTACAGGAGACCCCTAAATCCGGAAATGTACTATTAAACGCAGCCATACTGTCCATCATGGTGTTATGTGTTTTCTCATATTATTACGCAAGCATTTGA